The Enhydrobacter sp. sequence GAGGCGCCGCTGCTGACCCATCTCGAGCCCCATCTGCGCGAGCTGGGCGAGCTGGGAGGCGGCCGGCTGGGCGAGTTGTCGGACACGGCCGAGCATCATCCGCCGCAGCTCCAGCCGCGCGACCGCCGTGGCCGTGACGAGGAGTGGATCGAATATCACCCTGCCTATCGCGAGATGGAGCGCATCGCCTTCGGTCGGTTCGGCATGCACGCCATGACGCACCGCGCCGGCGTGCTGGGTTGGCCCGCGCCGATGCCGCCGATCGCCAAGTATGTCTTCCACTATCTCTTCGCCCAGGCCGAGTTCGGCCTGCTTTGCCCCGTCAATCTCACCGACAGCTCGTCGGAGCTGGTGCACCGTTTCGGCAGCGAGGAGATCCGCTCCCGTCATCTCGACGCGATGTGGAGCCAGGACATGGACTCCCTGCAGCGCTGCGCGCAGTTCATGACCGAGAAGGCGGGCGGCTCGGATGTCGGTGCAGGCGATCTGAGAGCCGTGCGCGACGGCGAGAACTGGCGGCTGTGGGGCGAGAAGTGGTTCTGCTCCAACGCCGATGCGGAGCTCGCCGTGCTGCTGGCCCGGCCGGATGGCGCACCCGCCGGCGGCCGCGGCCTCGGCCTCTTCCTGATGCCCAAGACGCTGCCCGACGGCACGCGCAATGCCTACCGGATCGTGCGGCTCAAGGACAAGCTCGGCAGCCGCACCATGGCGAGCGGCGAGATCGTGTTCGAGGGCGCCGTCGCCCACCAGCTCGGCGCGCTCGACCAGGGGCTGAAGCAGATGCTGGTCATGGTGAATTCCAGCCGCGTCTCGCACCTCGCTCGCGCCGCCGGCATGATGCGTCGCTGTCTCAACGAGGCGCTGCAGGCCAGCCGCCACCGCAACGCCTTCGGCCGCGCCGTGATCGACCATCCGCTGATGCGCCGTCAGCTCCTGAAGCTCATCGTGCCGACCGAGCAGGCTCTCTCGGCGCTGCTCTACGCGGCCAATGCCCCCGAGCAGGTGCTGCGCATGCTGACACCGATCGCCAAGTACCGCGCCTGCCGCGACAACGTGACGGTGGCGACGGGCGCGATGGAGGCGCGCGGCGGCAATGGCTACATCGAGGACTGGCCCAACGCGCGGCTGGTGCGCGATGCTCATCTCGGGCTGATCTGGGAAGGCACCAGCAACATCAACGCGCTCGATGCCATCCAGCGCGCCGTCGGCAAGGTGCGTGCGCATCTGGCCTTGCGCGAGGACCTGGCGGAGCGCCTCGAAAAGGCTTCCGGCCTGCCCGGCCAGTTCCGCACGCGGCTCGAGGGCGGCATCGCGAATGCCTTCCGGTTCGCCGAGGAGGTGGCGTCCAGACCGGAGAACGAGCGCTTCTGCCGGCTGGCCGCGGGCAAGCTCTATCACGCGGCGACCGCGGCCTTGCTCGCGACCGAGGGCCTGCAGCTCGGTGCCTCGGGCGGCGATGCGCGACGTCTCCTGCTCGCGCGCTTCGTGCTGGAGCATCGCCTGCAGGAAGGTGGGGCCGCGACGATCGAAGCATCTCGCTGGGAAGACGAGGCGATCGATCTCCTGCTGGCCAATGCACCAGTACCGCTTGCCAAGGCGACTGCCGCGCTGGTCGCCTGATCAAGGGAGCGCACGCGCGCTTGCAGTACCGCTGTGTCATTCCGAGCGCAGCGAGGAATTCTTCCGGAGCGCCAAGATCCCTCACTCGCTGCGTTCGGGCGAAAGCTGGCAGCCGTCGATCGATGCAATTGGGGCTGGCGGCGGGCGGTCGAAATCGCCACGATCCGCGATCTCGCGGGGGGAGATCGATGCTTCAGCACGGACGGCGGCCCACAATCGCATCGCGGCACGGCATGGTGGCGGCCGCGCATCCGCTCGCGGCGGCGGCAGGGGCGCGCATTCTCGGTGCCGGCGGCACGGCCTTCGACGCCGCAGTGGCGACGGCCGCCGCCCTGAACGTCGTCGAACCGTACATGTCGGGACTCGCCGGACGCGGTGTCGCCACGTGCTATATCGCCAGCGAACGGCGCGTGCGCTCGCTCGATTTCGTGGCGCCCATCCCGCTCGATTTTCCGGTGGAGCGCTTCAGCCATCGCAACCAGCTCATGCGCGGCGCGCTGCCGGTGGGCGCGCCGGGCAATCTGGCCGGCTGGTGCGAACTGGCGCAGAGCCATGGGCGCAAGAAGCTGCCCGAGCTTTTCGCACCGGCCATCGCGCTGGCACGCGACGGCTTCCAGCTCATCGAGTTCAATCTCGAGGAATTCGCCAAGGCAGCGCCCGAGCTCGCCGTCCACAAGGCGCTCTATCCGGAATGGTCGCGCGTCTACACCGCAGGCCAG is a genomic window containing:
- a CDS encoding acyl-CoA dehydrogenase family protein — encoded protein: MNLPIAPSVLSLASREASARRADTLAPTCQGLNYFEIDHSLRSLLTLRMEAPLLTHLEPHLRELGELGGGRLGELSDTAEHHPPQLQPRDRRGRDEEWIEYHPAYREMERIAFGRFGMHAMTHRAGVLGWPAPMPPIAKYVFHYLFAQAEFGLLCPVNLTDSSSELVHRFGSEEIRSRHLDAMWSQDMDSLQRCAQFMTEKAGGSDVGAGDLRAVRDGENWRLWGEKWFCSNADAELAVLLARPDGAPAGGRGLGLFLMPKTLPDGTRNAYRIVRLKDKLGSRTMASGEIVFEGAVAHQLGALDQGLKQMLVMVNSSRVSHLARAAGMMRRCLNEALQASRHRNAFGRAVIDHPLMRRQLLKLIVPTEQALSALLYAANAPEQVLRMLTPIAKYRACRDNVTVATGAMEARGGNGYIEDWPNARLVRDAHLGLIWEGTSNINALDAIQRAVGKVRAHLALREDLAERLEKASGLPGQFRTRLEGGIANAFRFAEEVASRPENERFCRLAAGKLYHAATAALLATEGLQLGASGGDARRLLLARFVLEHRLQEGGAATIEASRWEDEAIDLLLANAPVPLAKATAALVA